Genomic window (Nymphaea colorata isolate Beijing-Zhang1983 chromosome 1, ASM883128v2, whole genome shotgun sequence):
GAGCCTAGTCACTTGGCTTGTCACTCACAGAAGCAACTTGCATTATCTTAGTTCTAGTATGAgtaacatttatttattttagtgCTCTTTTTGGATTGGTCAGAGAAGAATAACCCTGTCAAAAATCAGACATATGCACGCAAACATGTGTACACATGCATATCTATGGTTTTTCATGCATGAATTGTTTATGTCCTGTTGATTTCACTTTTCTATTGCTTTTAGGTAAAGTGCCATAGTGTGATATTCGCAACTGGTGCTACAGCAAAAAAGTTAAGTTTACCTCGTGAGGATGAATTCTGGAGCAGAGGTATAAGTGCATGTGCTATATGTGATGGAGCATCACCTTTATTTAAAGCTCAAGTCCTGGCGGTGGTAGGAGGTGGTGACACTGCTACTGAAGAAGCCATATATCTCACCAAGTATGCTCGTCATGTGCATTTGCTTGTACGTCGAGACCAACTGCGTGCATCAAAAGCTATGCAAGACAGGttaggaaaaatatttcttttctgtAGACATTCCCTGTTCTATTGTCTTTTTTCCACATGAAGTTGCTTATCCGTATTAGTCTTGAGGCGAGCAAAATAAGAGataattttctttatcttttccattaccaaaattattatttctttttcatagtTAATCCtcgttttttctcatttttctttcgtATTCTTAAATGAATTCTAACATTTTAAGCTTTTGCCTTCATTGTCGTGTTAAAATCTTTGATATGATTAATTTACATGGACATACATTAAGTTCAACTCTTGGGCAGGGGATCAGTTTAATCTTTGAATAtcattccaattttttttcttctttttggttgaGGAGAGCTCGCTGGTGATTGATTATGTCGAAGTTAAATTTTCAACTTCTTGAATGTTTGTTTAACAGGTTGATTATGGCAAATGTTTCACAGAATCTTCAATAATCCAAATATTACAGTGCACTTCAATACAGAAGTGGTGGATGTCGTTAGCAATAACAAGGGGCAGATGTCAGGCATTCTCTTGAAAAGGCTTGACACGGGGGAAGAGTCAGTTCTGGAGGCAAGAGGTCTTTTTTATGGGATTGGCCATTCACCAAACAGCCAATTATTGGAAGGCCAGGTAGATCTTGATTCTGCTGGATACGTATTAGTTGAAGAAGGCACAGCAAGAACTTCTGTTGAGGGCGTATTTGCTGCTGGTGATGTGCAGGTAATCTATTTGCCTTGTGTCTTCATATCTTCTAAGTTCTATTTGTGTACATTATTGCTGTATTTTGATATTTATAATTTATAGTGTTTCCATGTTTACACATATTTAGAGGTGCATGCATGATGGGTTTTGATCAAGCTTTTTCTGGTGAAGTAGGATCATGAATGGAGGCAAGCCATTACAGCAGCTGGATCAGGGTGTGTAGCTGCATTATCTGTTGAAAGATACCTTGTGAAGAATGATCTTCTTGTTGAATTTCACCAGGTATCCTGCCTTTAACCCTCctgtctttcctttttttttggggggcaGGGGCCAGGTGCAGTTTGGTGGGGAGGGAGGGAAAAATTGTTTATCCTATTTCATGGTTAGTCTTCATTTGATCTATAATTTAAGAACCCATTACTGCACCATTACTAGTTCTAAAATTCTCAATattccgaaaaaaaaaaaagaacaaaatcacGTTCAGTTATACATGGAATATTGGAATGCAGAAATCATGTCTAAATGAAATTTACTTATGTGCAATACCTCTGCACTAGTGAATATATTCTCAAAGATCTTCCGATGATTTCAAGGATGCTAGCATGGGACTAGCCTCTGCCTTGAACCTCCAATAGCAATGCACCTTACAAGAGTTGTTTGAGGTCTAAGTTTCCTGGTGTTGAGGTTGCAGTACATTTGTTGAATGTATTCTTAGTCTATCTTCCATGGTCTTCTTCTTACAGTTGGAATTTGGTACTGTGTACAATTGTTTCCTTGTTATGACTGGGATGCATAAAGCTGTTTGAGCATATATTTTCCCATGTTCCATGAACATCTTCTCTAACAGTTTTATTTTGATTCGTAGCCTCAAAGTGAAGAAGCTAAGAAGGAACTTTCAGATAAGGATGTCCAAATGGGCTTTGATCTCACACTCACAAAGCACAAGGGCCAGGTGAGATGGATGTCCAACTAATGTTCCATGATTGGTGCCTTCATTTGCAGTTTGGTTTATTGAATTTTGGCTATTCTCTCTATCGCACCTCTTACACCTAAAAATTAGAATATGGGTCTGATTTGCTATTGTTGTTGTTGCAGTATGCTTTGCGGAAGTTGTACCACGAAAGCCCAAGGGTTCTCTGTGTGTTGTATACTGCACCAACTTGTGGTCCTTGTAGAACTTTAAAACCCATCCTAAGCAAGGTAACATTGATTGggatttcaatattttcttgtaaaaatGAACTTATTTTCATCAAATGCAGATATAAACGAATGTTGCATGGTTATGAGAactgtataattttaatttctttagagATTATTGGAGGCTGGTCCACCCTATCTTTATATTACTGATTCTGCTAAAGTTCTTTTTCACCAATCTTCCTTGAATAACTTGTGAGCAAGGGGAATACAAAAGCTTTATCTTAAATCCCTAATCTTATTGCTTGCCACAACCTTTCTTACTAAAAAAAAGTCATGATGAAGTGTACGTTACCTTAGTTCAATCTTGAAACTCTAAAGCAAGCCAAATAAGTATGTAGTTTTATGAGTTTGTGTGAGCATGTGGATTCAAGACCATAGTGATATTCTTAGCATTCATAAGCATATATACTGTATGATATTTTCCCAATAAAAGCAGTATCCAAATTCACTTATGAAAGACCTCTTGCAGAGGGTTCCAGTTACtaaatattcat
Coding sequences:
- the LOC116258435 gene encoding thioredoxin reductase NTRC; this encodes MVLSPSTLWKVTNQTFPLLHSSFPSHHHQPRHCHSNSASPICSFSLRWSSLSSKQPALRLLHNVRAAVATEEPPAAPVEIKGVENLVIIGSGPAGYTAAIYAARANLKPIVFEGYQIGGVPGGQLMTTTEVENFPGFPDGITGPDLMDRMRKQAERWGAELFHEDVEYLDVRKRPFTVRSSEREVKCHSVIFATGATAKKLSLPREDEFWSRGISACAICDGASPLFKAQVLAVVGGGDTATEEAIYLTKYARHVHLLVRRDQLRASKAMQDRIFNNPNITVHFNTEVVDVVSNNKGQMSGILLKRLDTGEESVLEARGLFYGIGHSPNSQLLEGQVDLDSAGYVLVEEGTARTSVEGVFAAGDVQDHEWRQAITAAGSGCVAALSVERYLVKNDLLVEFHQPQSEEAKKELSDKDVQMGFDLTLTKHKGQYALRKLYHESPRVLCVLYTAPTCGPCRTLKPILSKVIDEFDGSVHFVEIDIEEDPEIAEAAGIMGTPCVQFFKNKEMLRTVSGVKMKKEYREIIEINK